The following coding sequences lie in one Apium graveolens cultivar Ventura chromosome 1, ASM990537v1, whole genome shotgun sequence genomic window:
- the LOC141709300 gene encoding uncharacterized protein LOC141709300 encodes MGYDKIHACPNNCLLYRGPQDEDETTCRICKASRWKLNKKGEEQEGVPAKVLWYFPLIPRIRNLFNTPAIAKDMTWHETERQQDGKMRHPADSQTWKDVDQKWPDFASESRNLRLALSADGFNPFHGNRTDHSSWPVLLSVYNLPPWLCMKRRYIMLCLLISGPTEPGNDIDVFLQPLIEDLQELWRGKQVYDAYRQESFVLRGILLWTISDYPALGNLSGHVVKGYNACIVCVDKTEATRLVHYRKTVVMRHRRWLPRHHPYRKQKAAFDNSVETGAGPIPLTGEQVFERVQHLRDHVFGKTQRQHKRKKGDARPVWKKLSIFFQLEYWKFLPVRHVLDVMHIEKNICEALLGTLLNIPGKTKDRESVRLDMAEMGIRMELRPKTPGKKEKVPLAAWNLSNAEKKVVCSSFLQMKLPDGFCSNIKNLVNMEKLRLVGMKSHDCHTILHHLLPIAIRSVLHKKVRCTIIRFCLFFKAICSKVIDVDKLENMQSQLVETLCQLEKHFPPSFFDVMIHLSIHLVREVKLCGPIFLRWMYPFERYMKAFKVYVRNAAHPEGCIAEAYVAEEAVERLVNFEEATIGLPKNDRHEQNAISKPLSGATMIKPSKEELHLAHLCVLQNSNHMRQYFE; translated from the coding sequence ATGGGTTATGATAAGATACACGCATGCCCGAATAATTGTCTACTATATCGTGGGCCACAAGATGAAGATGAGACTACTTGTCGCATATGTAAGGCCTCTAGATGGAAACTGAATAAGAAAGGAGAAGAACAAGAAGGAGTCCCTGCTAAGGTCTTATGGTATTTCCCCTTGATACCAAGAATAAGAAATTTGTTCAATACACCAGCGATTGCGAAGGACATGACTTGGCATGAGACCGAACGACAACAAGATGGTAAAATGAGGCATCCAGCAGACTCGCAAACATGGAAGGATGTCGATCAAAAGTGGCCTGATTTTGCATCGGAGAGTAGAAACCTCCGGTTAGCTTTATCCGCCGACGGTTTCAATCCTTTTCATGGAAACCGTACTGATCACTCAAGTTGGCCAGTTTTGCTATCGGTTTACAACCTTCCACCTTGGCTCTGTATGAAAAGAAGGTACATTATGCTTTGCTTGTTAATATCAGGACCGACCGAGCCTGGAAATGATATAGATGTGTTCCTTCAACCACTTATTGAAGATCTGCAGGAGTTGTGGCGCGGGAAACAAGTGTACGACGCATATAGACAAGAGTCTTTCGTACTTAGGGGCATATTATTATGGACAATAAGTGACTATCCGGCCTTGGGGAACTTGTCGGGACATGTAGTTAAAGGATATAATGCTTGTATTGTTTGTGTTGATAAAACAGAGGCTACTAGGCTGGTTCACTATCGGAAGACGGTAGTTATGAGGCATAGGAGGTGGTTGCCTCGTCATCATCCGTATAGAAAGCAAAAGGCAGCTTTTGATAATAGCGTTGAGACAGGTGCTGGTCCTATTCCATTAACTGGTGAGCAGGTTTTTGAAAGAGTACAACATCTAAGGGACCATGTCTTTGGTAAGACACAACGCCAACATAAACGGAAGAAAGGTGATGCTAGACCAGTTTGGAAGAAGTTATCTATCTTCTTTCAACTTGAGTATTGGAAATTTTTGCCAGTTAGGCATGTTCTCGATGTGATGCACatcgagaaaaatatatgtgaggctttacttggaACTTTGCTAAATATTCCCGGAAAGACAAAAGATAGGGAGTCAGTCCGTCTCGATATGGCAGAAATGGGAATAAGAATGGAGCTAAGGCCAAAAACTCCCGGAAAGAAAGAGAAGGTACCTTTGGCTGCATGGAACTTATCAAATGCTGAAAAGAAGGTAGTTTGCTCATCATTTCTTCAAATGAAGTTACCGGATGGATTTTGTTCAAATATCAAGAATCTTGTAAATATGGAAAAACTTCGGCTTGTTGGAATGAAATCTCATGATTGCCACacaatattgcatcatttgcttcCAATTGCGATTCGGTCGGTACTGCACAAAAAAGTCAGGTGCACAATAATAAGGTTTTGCCTTTTCTTCAAGGCAATTTGCAGCAAAGTCATCGATGTAGATAAATTGGAAAATATGCAATCTCAGTTGGTGGAAACATTATGCCAGCTGGAAAAACACTTTCCCCCTTCGTTCTTCGATGTCATGATCCATCTCTCAATTCATCTTGTGAGAGAGGTTAAGCTTTGCGGGCCAATCTTTCTACGTTGGATGTATCCTTTTGAGAGATATATGAAGGCGTTTAAAGTATATGTTCGAAATGCTGCTCATCCCGAAGGTTGTATTGCCGAGGCATATGTTGCCGAAGAGGCCGTTGAACGTTTGGTCAATTTTGAAGAAGCTACCATAGGTTTGCCAAAAAATGATAGGCATGAGCAAAATGCAATAAGCAAACCTTTATCTGGTGCGACAATGATCAAGCCAAGCAAAGAGGAATTGCATCTAGCACACTTATGTGTTCTGCAAAATAGCAATCACATGAGGCAATATTTTGAGTAA